One genomic segment of Catalinimonas alkaloidigena includes these proteins:
- the clpX gene encoding ATP-dependent Clp protease ATP-binding subunit ClpX, protein MPQQVTCSFCGRNKKDVDLMISGINAHICNYCINQAQQILDEELKVKSKGKSPEFNLMKPIDIKKYLDQYVVGQEEAKKVISVAVYNHYKRLMQKQDEEEIAIEKSNIIMAGETGTGKTYLARNLARILQVPFCIADATVLTEAGYVGEDVESILTRLLQAADYDVESAERGIVYIDEIDKIARKSDNPSITRDVSGEGVQQALLKLLEGTQVNVPPQGGRKHPDQKMISINTENILFICGGAFDGISRMIANRLNTKPLGFSGSSVNISDQHIDKDNLLQYITALDLRHFGLIPELIGRLPVITHLDPLGKETLKMILTEPKNALTKQYKKLFNMENIEVSFEETALEYIVEKAMEFKLGARGLRSICEAIITDAMFELPSQKDIKAFTIDRNYAQEKFEKSKFKRLSAA, encoded by the coding sequence ATGCCACAACAAGTAACTTGTTCATTTTGTGGAAGAAATAAAAAAGATGTAGACCTGATGATATCAGGTATTAACGCTCACATCTGTAATTACTGTATCAATCAGGCGCAACAGATTCTGGACGAAGAATTGAAGGTCAAGAGTAAAGGTAAGTCTCCGGAGTTTAACCTCATGAAGCCCATTGATATAAAAAAATATCTGGACCAATATGTGGTCGGTCAGGAAGAAGCTAAAAAAGTAATCTCTGTTGCCGTATACAATCACTACAAAAGATTGATGCAAAAGCAGGATGAGGAAGAGATAGCCATAGAAAAGTCTAATATTATCATGGCAGGGGAAACCGGTACAGGTAAAACCTATCTCGCCAGAAATCTTGCCCGTATTTTACAAGTTCCTTTCTGTATTGCTGATGCTACGGTACTTACCGAGGCGGGTTATGTGGGCGAAGATGTAGAAAGCATTTTGACCAGATTGCTACAGGCAGCTGATTACGATGTGGAATCGGCGGAAAGAGGCATCGTATATATAGATGAGATCGATAAAATCGCCAGAAAATCAGACAATCCCTCTATTACACGTGACGTAAGTGGTGAAGGTGTTCAACAAGCACTGCTCAAACTTCTGGAAGGTACGCAGGTTAATGTTCCTCCGCAGGGAGGCAGAAAGCACCCTGACCAGAAAATGATCTCCATCAATACTGAAAATATCCTCTTTATTTGTGGGGGAGCTTTTGATGGCATTTCTAGAATGATAGCTAACCGATTGAATACCAAACCTTTAGGATTCTCAGGCAGCAGTGTAAACATCTCTGATCAACACATTGATAAAGATAACCTTCTGCAATATATCACTGCACTTGACCTTCGTCACTTTGGCCTGATACCTGAACTTATAGGTCGTTTGCCAGTGATCACACATCTTGATCCATTAGGCAAAGAAACGCTTAAAATGATCCTCACTGAGCCTAAAAATGCTCTAACGAAACAGTATAAAAAACTCTTCAACATGGAAAATATAGAAGTTTCATTTGAGGAAACTGCCTTGGAATATATTGTGGAAAAAGCGATGGAGTTTAAGCTAGGAGCCAGAGGTTTACGCTCTATTTGTGAAGCAATAATTACGGATGCGATGTTTGAGCTACCTTCGCAAAAAGACATAAAAGCTTTTACAATTGACAGAAATTATGCACAGGAGAAATTTGAAAAATCTAAGTTTAAGCGTCTTTCTGCTGCCTAA